Within the Nerophis ophidion isolate RoL-2023_Sa linkage group LG01, RoL_Noph_v1.0, whole genome shotgun sequence genome, the region GGTAAGAATGTCACAATACTTGAACTGGCAAGTTTCCCAGTCAACACTTTGAGTTTTGTTGACTTTAAAATCCAAAACGTTGTTTAAAAGTAGCTCTTCTTCATTTTTAGtttacatatttttaatttttcttaaagaactctcctgaaggaataaatgaagtactatctatccatctatctaccgGTATATGTAATTCTTTCTTGCTGTGACCCGCCATTTCTGCTATTAGCCGCCTCCGGAAATAACGTTTTGGATGTTTCTGATTGGCTAAAATGGTCCTAAGCCCTAGGCTACAGCGCCCCCAGTATTTTGGTATGCATATTACACTCGGTGTATGCGTTTGCCTGGGGACAGAGATAGTTTTTTAAATGCGCATATGTGGCTGGAGATCTTGTTAAGACGTTAGTTTAGGcgttggctctttgttgttaaggtggcctccttaacaacaaagcgctgcaggAAACCCTGGATAACGTTTATCTAATCATatctagggatgtcccgatacaactttttcacttccgatacgataccgatattgtagccttgagtatttgccaataccgatatcaatacgatacgatataggcacaaatcatacatatatttattccttattttgttttgtagaatgttagaaaaggcttgataaagtgatgttactgttactgatgttgtagtgttaaaacagaaaacaatagtcagcaagagtaggtataggaaaaactgacccatttattattaaccaattggttacataaattttaaccttcaacataagagtattacctcaacaaatccaataaaaaccaaatgttatatttaaagtgcaaaataaccactaataccaacatatacaattgaaaagaataaattaaaaataaattagaagaccctgaaaaataacctaaataagtccaataaaaaaaacaaaaaaaacgttttaaagtgcaaacaattcaagttcacttcagttatttttttactgtcagcatatgttggaaacaactgtgggcagggacaaaagccacaaaaacaacacaatattgtccactgtccaactgctctaaattaagagttcacagctccagtttcactgactgactatgcccaaaacaatgtagtaattactcttagtcttcactgaagaatagtgtaaacacaataaacatatcactctaataacaagagcataaaacaaataataatcagtcagtgctgactacccttactactcctcctcctccttctccactttctgcagtccgagcataatgtggagattttttttaagaagataagcatttcggcatgctgtgagttaaaatacttccacacagccgacatcactacactttgctgagcacacgcgttgtcgttgttgtgatcacgtgggctgtgcatgctcgatcagagacgctcttcttccgcggccgccaccaacgttaattaaggggcattgccgccacctactgtgttggagtgtgatcaaaccagtcacctattatagaagtgctgcagcggcaaaaggacagcttatatcggagcgcatatatcggagtttttagattcagtccgataaaatccgatattcacttttttggctgatatcggaccgatttccgatatcaatatcggatcgggacatccctaatcatATCTagtctttttattagacattaccaATGACAGGTTGGTATTacgttcacaccccaacactgctttacTTAACAATTagtaatcatgatttcaatattgataacaataatctgaatttttttgccttggtgcccttctaacttgctttggtgccctaaaatatgcgTTCTCCTTTAAGGCAAAACTTGCATTGaccattaaaaagtaaaaatttgaggcCTGAACATGTGGCTAAAtaaagttattgtgaccaaaacaaTCACGGTTACCGTAAATATTGCGGTATTATTGAATGTGCTCAAGAAATACTTAGAAACACATTCAAATCCTTAAACcaggtttaatttttttttaatagctaTAATGAACAACAACACAATATGGCACATGAAACATCAAACATTATTTTGGCTTCATAAGAGACATATttttagtgtttgaatatgtttactttcttccattttaatttgtaaatgttttataaTGCAAATTGGGTGATTGTTGGTTCATGTGATATGCTCACTCTAGCTGGACATCAAGGGACAGCAGTAGTCTAAATGCGAGTACATTCCATAACACCAGACAAAGATGtcagtcatttttaataataaaaagtgGACAATTCTCAACAaaatacattgtacaataagcagcaacaactgAAAATGGAGCAAaacgatatatttttaaatgtatatatacatttatttagcctttttaaagGAAATCATATAGCAAATTATAAGATGAAGTGACTATATCTCTAACCACGCCCAAAGCACCACAGCAATCTTGGGGAAACCCTGCAAGTGACCCTTTCAAACGCAATAAACGGTTATCATTAATATGTTTTACCATTGTAATTAGAATATCAAAAACTTTTAATTATCCCTAATAAGTAGACAAATTATAAGGATAAAATACACTCTAAATCTTTGTCAgcacttcaataaatattgatcatctttaaatgcagtttttttttccccagtaggAAGAACTGTCAGCCGGGTGGTTTGTTATGCTTCTTTTGTTGCCATCATTTTCTAACAAATTCAACATTCTGGCTCATTTGTCGGGGTCAATTGGCTTATCTTGGCTTATGGATGATGCCAGtaaccctctgcatagcgttatcagtagccagaggagcctgttcagtgctagactgcttcatcccaagtgcaggactaatagactcaaaaactcctttgtcccacacgccattagactgtacaactcctctctgggacgggggacggggggtattaggatgacaggggatgcaaaacattaacagtgcaatacgttttcataacatggtcactactgcctactttgtcttgttatattcttattttactgttatattgttattcccattgtttttattctttttgtaatatttctctattttgtttccatttaacccccattatttactttttacttttttctttaaattgatctcaactctgtacactgctgctggaattttaattttcctgaaggaactctcctgaaggaatcaataaagtactatctatctatccatcttgcTCATTCTAGACATCtggctttaaaatgtttttttcttttcttattttTGTTACATTGCATTGCTACGAATTAGTGACCAGCAAGCCTCCATTGCTGCCTAATGTGTGCGTAAGCTTGCACTCCCGCTGCCACTCATGGagagacacacacagacatggCACCTTATAGATGATGGCAAAAATATAGATTTTATTTATCGTTAAAATGAATTTTTTGAATTATCGTCCCGGGCTTACTTTTTGATATGCACTATTCAAGCGGACAAATTCACAGTGAATTGCCCTATTGCGTATAACAAATGGATTGAccttttaattatatattttaacTGTTGCCTCCCTAATTTCAgatggagggaaaaaaaggaaCCCAGATGATTCGGATGAGGATGACGACGACGATGAAGCAGGACCATCAGTGCAGCAAGTGACTGGTGTGCCGCCTCAAGTAGGTTATGCTGCACCTATGGCTCAGCCTGGGATCCCTCCTGTGGTGGGTGCGCCGGGGATGCCTCCAGGAGGATATCAAGGTAAGTGCCAGATTTTAGAAAACAAGTTTAACTATACATATCTGACAATGTGTTACAACATGCCGTTCCCCTTATTGTTATAGGAATGCCTCCAATGATGCCAGGTGTTCCTCCTATGATGCATGGCTTGCATCATGGTATTCATGGAATGCCTCCAGGGTAGGTTCACAATTTCTCTACATTTGTGTTTGCTCATCATACCTTTTGGTTTTTAATGCTGGTCCTAAATTCATATCACTGTATAAATTAAATCCCTTCACGGTAATGGTATATATCGCGGTATAAATGTTGCGGCGTTTAACTTATAATGGAAGTGTCTCTGAATGGGTTTTGTAGTCTCCCagcaaaatcaaatcaaatcaactttataaaccacgtttaaaatttaccacaggggtagccaaagagctgtacaatgggcaggttaaaagataatacgagaaccgagcaaacaacacaacacaaacagaagatgataaaaaataaataaataaaacataaaaacaggttcacagcaggtgtataatggggcgccattgcaggatggatatcactcagtgttaaaagccaaggaataaaagtatgtttttaagagagatttaaaaacaggaagagaggaggcttgtctaacactcaggcgtaggtcgttccagagcttgggaacAGCAGTTCTTTTGTATAAAAATTGTAATCAAAGTAGTTAAAGTTACCAAACACATTTTCCTCATCTTAAAGAACACAAAAATACAATTCAGAACAACACTACTTACAGTATACATAAcatacttttgttttttgtctgcTGTGCAAAAGTGTCACTGCCTGACTAAACATATTTTAAGAGGGAAACACCATACATttagcatccatccattcattgtcTACAGTTTGTCCATATTTTCAGTATAAAAAAGCagcatatttcaaaataaaataacaagctGCAACACTGTACTTTAGTGTTCACTCCATTTCACTTGCTTCCCAAGTTAGGACAAGAGTAGGAAGTTATTAACTACAAACTCCCTGTATAGGACATCTATTGGATTAATTGTTATGGAACTATGTTGAACTGTATGGTGCCTATCAAATGCATTTCTGTTCTATTCGTGCAGGATGATGCCAATGGGTGGGATGATGCCTCCCATGATGCCAGGCATGCCTGGTATGCCCCCAGGTAAGCTGAACTGCATTTACTCCACACCTAGATCAGTGCAACCCTTTTAGGTGGAGCAAAACACAAGAACAAAGCTTGcttattagacttcatcttcattagccaaactgctttgtgttttattttggtatcaaaaagtaaacgccTTGTTTGTTTTACATTGCTTGTGTTTTCTTCATGTCACAAAAGTATTACTTCAAAAATCATTCATTTGACACATAATTTTGTTactgtaatattgtgtgtatacGACATATTTCTGGTCAAACTCTTAATGGGTCGGTCCAGATACagcatgtacatataaatgttcATAACTTTAAAAAAACCTCCCTCTATCAAAATGTGCAAATGGAGATAAAGGCATAATGTTATGACAAAAAGTTGACAAGttcatattattaaaaaataaaaactaatatttgtctttaaatatatggatAACGTTTATCTCTAGCCTAGGTAATAGATAAACCAAGGAAATCATTGCAAATTACATGATGGTATTACattcacaccccaacactgctttacctAACAATCAGTAATGATGATTTTAATATTGTTATAAAAAATGTTCACTCTAAGTCCAAACATTGTTTGGGAAAAGATAGTGCCATTTATATGTTTGGCCTTTTTCTGCTTGCTCAGGAATGCCACCGCACATGGCTCCAAGGCCAGGGATGCCCCACATGGCCCCGGTCCCTACAGCAGGAGCGATACCCACTCGACCAACGGTAACAGTGGCTCAACCAGCTGTCACCAAGCCTCTTTTCCCCAGTGCAGCACAGGTTGGAACTTCACAATGTATAAACTTCctaattacacatctgtgagagCATCTTCCCTATATTTGAGGGTAGTTGCATCAGTTTTGTGATATTACATGTTTATTTGCTTGCCTTATggcgtttatttttttatttttaattgcggACATTTTCTTACAACTTTTTTTCAGCCTTTAGTCAGCCCGTCTACAACTTTTTTTGTTTAGGCCCTCAAATGATATGCTATGCCAATGCTGTAATCTCCTTTCCACCATGCTGCAGATGGGCTCTGGTGTTCACTGCAGCACAGCAGCCGTTTCCTCTCCACCTGCAGACCTTCAGTCTGCCTCCTCTCAACTTCCCTTTCCTAACACACCACAAGTACGCTCACAAACAGGACTGTGGCTGTCAGCTGCATGTCGCTTTCTCACTAACCGCTTGTAGAGTTTGAGTTGGAAAGAAGGCAGATTGCTACTGGCGTTTGCCTTGCAAGCCCACTTGTGCAGCAAAGGTAGTACAAGCGCTACGCAGTTGGTGTCATGGAATACTCCCCAACAACACCTGGCTGTGATTTTTGTTACCATGCATGAGCTTTGGTAGACTTGACCAGGATTACCGTTTGCATCATCATAACTTTGTCAGACATGCATGACTTTTGCCTTAACCACTTTTGGTttcagttagggctgggcgattatatGATTGTGATCGCGGTTAATTTGATTTCGATCACGGTAATCAGCGGTTAGCATTTTTACCACGATCAATCATGGTGTAAATGTCTGCTAAAATATACTGCAGTAGGAAACAGTAGGGAAGCAACAATACTTGGAATAATCCGGCACGAAACAATCCGCCTTTATTGACCTTGATCCTGCGTTTGTATGTTTTGCTGTGTGGGTGTCCCATCCCATTCCACCGTTGCGTAAGTCTGGCTCGTCACGACGTAATTAATGTTCAATCAGCGTTTGTGCCGCTTTTCCCTTTCACAGCTGGAAGTGGAACCCAGAAGAGTAAAATAAAGAAATGTGTGTAACACTACCATATAAGTTAAAACACAACATTGagaaggagcagcgactttagtAACAGACTTTATTCTCCTGTCCTTTAGTAATCCTGTCCTGAATGCGAATCGCATGCTGTCCGGCACAGAATGTCTTTGTGACTGAACTACTGTATTGGTCCCGacatagaaagtaaacaaacccactaatttaatcagaaagaaaaaaaattatgtttaaatatcTTTTAAACAgactttttttctgtttcatGTGTCTGTAAAGATTAAACTCGTCTGAGATAACATGTACTAAAAACTGCAGACAGACATTTTGTGTTTTAAATAATTTCATAGTttgtggataaaaaaacatttgttccTGAAATAATCAAACCTGTTTTATGTGTTGGAACACATTTTACAATACCTCAAATACAAACTGCATTTAAATGTCCTTTTATTAATTATAAGATGTGGTTGTTGGGTTTTTAAAAATTCCACGATCTGGGTCACCGCTTGCCGTCTGCCAAATCACTGTTGAGAAacactgatgtatacaagtaatCAAGGAATACAAATAGTTTGCTGTTTAAAGTGTTTTATGGTAAATGTTGACTTGAAATCAAAGTCTTATAGTATTCATTACACTACTGATACTTTTACTGCAGAATGTGTGTAATGACaagcaaaaaaactaaataactttGAGAGGAAAACAAGTTGTCTTTACCCCCACAAAAcgtttcgaaaaaaaaaaagcaaaactgtGGCCCTGAAACCAGGTATGGACCGTAGCATTGATTACCTGTATCTTTGCCCTTCCATAAAGCACTATtatatgaacaaaatgacagttgtcagggTTTAGCATGTACTACCTCAATCCAAAAATGTATGTTACAACATACTgtagtagtaaacagtagggatgCGATGGTACTTGGTATAATTCTGCACAGGACAATCCGCCTTCAgttgaaaaaagttgtaatattaatCAGGATCGGATGATATGAAAATATTAATCCTAATGGTTTTTTGtgttatatcgcccagctctagtttCAGTACTAAGTGGATGTTTATACTCATCTATTTGTTGTGGTACTGAGATCAATACCCAAAATGGAAGAAATAAAAACCAAAGTGGCCTATTGAAGCTAGGGTTAAAATCATAaaggattatatttattttaaagtcGTGGGTTTCTGTGTCCAGATCAATGTCTTCCTGAGTCAATGGTATGCTGTGTCAAAAGAAGCAGTAAACACAAGTTATGAGTCATTTACCCTCGTCGTCCTTCTGCAGGCCCAGCAAAGTGCTTCAGGAGCCGCAGCATCGAACTCCCACAGCACAGCAGGCTCCTCCGACCTGCCCAAAGCAACATTCCCTGCATATACCCAACCCTCTGTTTCTTCCTCTTCCACTTCCTCCTCTAACCCATCTAGCAGTACTGTGGCCAAACCCCCAGCCACAGTGTCCACAAAACCTGCCACCCTCACCACCTCGAGTGCAACTAGTAAGTTGATCCACCCTGATGAGGATATCTCGCTGGTAAGTTGCTTGAACTCTTTTTTTTGCCCTTATCACAGTAAGTAATGACTGATACATATAATAGAACATTTAGTCAATATGTATTCACGTAAACATCACAGCATATACCTCAAGTTGAATTGTTGTAGTTTACAATTGACTTATTACGGTTAAGTGTGCATGTGAAAAGATGAATCTAAGCTTGATTATTCTCCGTAAGGAATTAATGTTCCACCATTTTTAACACCTTTATGAATATTTGTCAATATTGTAAGGGTCGTAGCAGTCATTCCTTAGTCTAAAAGTCAGTTCTTTGTGTTGTCTCTAACAGGAGGAGCTGAGGGCACAGTTGCCCCGTTACCAGCGTCTCTTAGCAAGGACAGGTCAGGCCCATGTGGCTGCTCCACCAGTGGCAGCTGTAGGCGGCATGATGGCCCCACAGCAAGGCCTGCCACCACAGCAGCCGGGCATGAGGCATCCCATGCATGGTGAGAAGCACTAGAAGACACATTCACAATGGGTCATTTCAACCTTTCAGCACTTGAACTCAATGGACGCCTCTGACTTTGCTAGCTAAGCCACGTCCTCTTTATTACTCTTCTCACTTCCCATAATTAAGTCAAAAATGGGCAAAGATTAGCAATAAGTCGTTTGAATGTTATGCAAAATTAGCAAATCTTTCCTGATGCTAAAAATCTGTCATAATGATCACTTAAGCGGGGTCTAATTTTACTTTACCAAAGTGTACATTAATTAAATCTGTCTTTTGGAAGGCGGAAATTGTAATTTGCTGTTTATGCAAAGTGCCGGCGGTCAATGAGGAAAAACCAGCCACCATTCAGAGAGGTCTTCAACAAAGGTGTCAAATATTTAGTTGATTGgacttttttaatttatatattacttttccacaaatgtaaatgtttttgaATACACTTCAATATTGATCCAACACACTAGTGTTTATAAATGGTAGACACTTTAATTTTGATTTAACTCACTGGTGTTTATAAATTGTAGTGGCTTGGAAACCCTTTTCACTTTAACTTgcagttttaaaataaaaacattaaactttattattcatgttagcatttaagatggCTAGTGATTAGCACTCTagctgccagctagcgattagtgatGTAGTTGTCAGCTAGGGATTAGCGCTCTCCTTGCCAGCAAGCAATTAGTGTGCCAGTTGCTTGCTAGCGATTAGCGGCACTACTGCTATAATTCAGATATCTTAATATTGCAAAATAACAATTCGCTTTTGTGAACAGTAATATAAAACATAACACTTTTTCAAAAGATATTTAAGTAGGGTGTACCTGGCATAGGACAACATTGACTCAAATTTACCAGGAAAAATAGAAAATTCCTTATGCTATAATTGTTCCTAACCAAAGATAGCCACATTAAAAAAAGTTCCACTACAAGCTACTGCTATAATATTCATAGAAAACAATAAGTATTTTCCGTAGGGCTGTAGCTACAAAAACACGCCTGTGTCGTTTACGAAACAAACTTACTACATTAAGCTACTTCTATTTTTTACCATTCATGAAAAAATTTAGTTTCTTCAGGGGGCCTACAGTATGTGTAATCAATGATCAAAACAACTACTAAAGAAAAGTAGTGCAGTGGGAGGGCACTGCGAATTCCCTTTTGTCTGATTGGTCTAAATACTCGATGATTGACAGGTTGGAAGCATTTATTCCCCTTTACTTGAGTTCTCAGTTTCTCCCATTGGAAATAATAGACACTGGAATAGTTCATTCCAGGGTATAGCTGTTGCCATCATAAAACCACTATCGGCAGTGTTTTTAAAGCAACATTAACAGCGGCACAACTGTAAAAATAAGTTGAAGACTTATTTTTGGTATAACTAGCAAAAAAGCTGGAGATTTCCAAAATACCAGCGGCAGTGTGGGTAAGGTTTAGGACATGGTGACCATGACGTCATCGCATAATTTAAGATGATATGATGTTCtttaaaaaggtttaaaaatgtATACATGCTTTTAAAACCAATCTCCATAATTAATtagtattataataaataaatacagtatgtTTTCATTTTGCTATATTTTCAATTGTTCCTGCCTTTTGTACAATGTACCTCTGTTGagaatttaattttcttttcgaGATTTTTAGGTACTTTTTATTAATGACCaccaacaaatctagcatcttttcCTGGTGTTATGACAaaatgtactcgtgtttagagactttACTTCTGTCCCTCGATGTCCCCAACAAAAAGTGAGCTGCAGCAAGCATGTCAGACTTGTTTCGCTCTGCTACTTCAGTTTGACTTGCTCTGCGTAAAGGCCGCCACTGTCCTTTTTtaaatttgcacattttgtagatcgctGTCCGTGGGTATATACAGgagctggtcatattattagaatatcatgaaaaagttgatttatttcagtaattatattccgaacatgaaacttacatattgtatcaattcattacacacagtgatatatttgaaatgtttatttctttaaattttgatgattacaactgacaattactgaaaatcccaaattcagtatctcagaaaattagaatattagttacaactagtaccaaaaaatattttttagaaatgtgggccaactgaaaagtatgaacatggaaagtttcagcatgtacggcaatcaatatttagttgcagctccttttgcctgaattgctgcagcaatatggcgtggcatggagtcgaccagtctgttgcactcctcaggtgttatgagactccaggttgctttaatagtggccttcagctcttcagcattgttgggtctggcatctcgcatcttccgcttcacaatactccattggttttctatggggttaaggtcaggtgagtttgcaggccaatcaagaacagggataccatggtccttaaaccaagtactggtagatttggcacagtgtgcaggtgccaagtcatgttggaaaatgaaatcttcacctccataaaattggtccgcggcaggcagcataaagtgttctaaaacttcctggtagactgctgcattgatcctagacctcaggaaacatagtggaccaacaccagcagatgacatggcaccccagaccattaccgattgtggaaatttgacactggactgcaggcaacgtggattctgtgcctctcctgtcttcctccagactctgggaccttgatttccaaaggagatacaaaatttactttcatctgtaaacataactttggaccactcagcagcagtccagtcctttttgtcttgagcccaggcgagacgcttttgacgttgtctcttattcaagagtggctttacacaaggaatgcgacagctgaagcccatatcttgcatacatcggtgcgtggtggttcttgaagcactgactccagctgcagtccactctttgtggatctcccccacatttttgaatcggttttgtttgacaatcctctccagggcacggttatccctcttgcttgtacactttttttttataccacatctttgtcttacctccgcctctctattaatgtgcttggacacagagctctgggaacatccaacctctttggcaatgaccttttgtgtcttgccctccttctttaaagtatcaatggtcatcttttggacagttgtcaagtcagcagtcttccccatgattgtgtgtcatacagaatcaaaacgagagaccatttaaaggcttttccaggtgttttgagttagttagctaattagagtgtggcaacaggtgtcttcaatatctgacattttcaccatattctaattttctgaggtgttgaatttagggttttcattggttgtcagctataatcatctcctttttggcaaaaaatacttgaaatgtatcagtctgtttggaatgaatgtatacattctacaagtttgactttctaaatggaattaatgaaataaatcaactttttcatgatattctaataatatgaccagcacctgtatattagTTACATCCATATTGCTGACATGCTGACTACACTCCAGACAATAGCGTGCATCTTGTTTACGTCATCAGCAGTGAAGTTTTTGGTGATCAGTCTTTTTTTCGGCTGCCTAATTTTTGGTGCATTACTAGTCAAttgtgcgcaaataataggttaTACATCCATTCATATTGTAGCGACCTGTTTatggtaatgttttatgtttgtttttttattttcttatttatgTAGATTTTTCTCATGATTGCAAACTCTGTGCCCGAAAGTGGATTGgcgtaggaggaggaggaagtgttgttgtttgttttggggAAGCATGGAGACGAAAGTGTTTGCACGGGAAGAAAAACATGTTGGAATTGGGCCGGTTAGTAAAAGTTATAAATATCGTTGGACTTGTGACTTTTTCTGGAGACTACAATAAATTATATTTCTTAAAtttgatttcattttttttttttttttttttaaaggtatttTTTAAGGTTTGGTGGCTTTGGTTTTGCCGTGATGGTGGGTCACCATCAGTTACATTAAGGGAAAACTCGGTGATATGGTGACTGAACTGAGATATTTTGACTTCTGCCAAGAACCACCACCAAACACTGAATTGGTTTTCGAATAGTACAGCCTCTGAGACATTCTGTTTTTTGATTTCCACTATAATCCGGATATTCTCAATAGCAAATCATTCAATGGAATaaactgctttttttttcttgtgtgcTCTCTGTAGGTCAGTATGGTGCCCCTCCACAGGGCATGCCAACCTTCATGCCTGGAGGGATGCCTCCATATGGGCAGGTTCCTCCTTACCAGGGAGGCCCCCCCATGGGCATGAGGCCACCTGTCATGTCACCTGCCGGGCGCTACTGAAGCAGCAAAGCAGCCACCACATTAGGTTTGAGGTTAACACCTTTCTCTCATCCTTGTACATTTTCTGACCTAGCTGCAATCAAAGAGCAGTAACCCCAGTGGTGGAGAAGACTTAATTATTTGTTAGCAACACATGGACATTTAATGTACCAACAGTCCAACACCACACAAGttcctgaatgttttttttgtaatttgatCACCTGTGAAGATTAAATTCTTTCCCTCATAGGTTTCACTCAGGTTCTTAGGGGTGAAGTGTgttaaagtgaatcatatttcTGTTGAAGCTGCTGGACTTACATGAACGTACCAACCCCTTACAAAGGCAAGTTTACCTTGTAAACCATTTATtggattttgtttgtttttgtagatCACTCGGGCCCTCACAGCATGCTTAGGTGCTGTTGGACTTGCGTCCCCAAC harbors:
- the znf207b gene encoding BUB3-interacting and GLEBS motif-containing protein ZNF207b isoform X1; the protein is MGRKKKKQMKPWCWYCNRDFDDEKILIQHQKAKHFKCHICHKKLYTGPGLAIHCMQVHKESIDSVPNAIPGRIDIELEIYGMEGIPEKDMQERRRTLEQKSQDGGKKRNPDDSDEDDDDDEAGPSVQQVTGVPPQVGYAAPMAQPGIPPVVGAPGMPPGGYQGMPPMMPGVPPMMHGLHHGIHGMPPGMMPMGGMMPPMMPGMPGMPPGMPPHMAPRPGMPHMAPVPTAGAIPTRPTVTVAQPAVTKPLFPSAAQMGSGVHCSTAAVSSPPADLQSASSQLPFPNTPQAQQSASGAAASNSHSTAGSSDLPKATFPAYTQPSVSSSSTSSSNPSSSTVAKPPATVSTKPATLTTSSATSKLIHPDEDISLEELRAQLPRYQRLLARTGQAHVAAPPVAAVGGMMAPQQGLPPQQPGMRHPMHGQYGAPPQGMPTFMPGGMPPYGQVPPYQGGPPMGMRPPVMSPAGRY
- the znf207b gene encoding BUB3-interacting and GLEBS motif-containing protein ZNF207b isoform X2, which codes for MGRKKKKQMKPWCWYCNRDFDDEKILIQHQKAKHFKCHICHKKLYTGPGLAIHCMQVHKESIDSVPNAIPGRIDIELEIYGMEGIPEKDMQERRRTLEQKSQDGGKKRNPDDSDEDDDDDEAGPSVQQVTGVPPQVGYAAPMAQPGIPPVVGAPGMPPGGYQGMPPMMPGVPPMMHGLHHGIHGMPPGMMPMGGMMPPMMPGMPGMPPGMPPHMAPRPGMPHMAPVPTAGAIPTRPTMGSGVHCSTAAVSSPPADLQSASSQLPFPNTPQAQQSASGAAASNSHSTAGSSDLPKATFPAYTQPSVSSSSTSSSNPSSSTVAKPPATVSTKPATLTTSSATSKLIHPDEDISLEELRAQLPRYQRLLARTGQAHVAAPPVAAVGGMMAPQQGLPPQQPGMRHPMHGQYGAPPQGMPTFMPGGMPPYGQVPPYQGGPPMGMRPPVMSPAGRY
- the znf207b gene encoding BUB3-interacting and GLEBS motif-containing protein ZNF207b isoform X3, whose protein sequence is MGRKKKKQMKPWCWYCNRDFDDEKILIQHQKAKHFKCHICHKKLYTGPGLAIHCMQVHKESIDSVPNAIPGRIDIELEIYGMEGIPEKDMQERRRTLEQKSQDGGKKRNPDDSDEDDDDDEAGPSVQQVTGVPPQVGYAAPMAQPGIPPVVGAPGMPPGGYQGMPPMMPGVPPMMHGLHHGIHGMPPGMMPMGGMMPPMMPGMPGMPPGMPPHMAPRPGMPHMAPVPTAGAIPTRPTVTVAQPAVTKPLFPSAAQAQQSASGAAASNSHSTAGSSDLPKATFPAYTQPSVSSSSTSSSNPSSSTVAKPPATVSTKPATLTTSSATSKLIHPDEDISLEELRAQLPRYQRLLARTGQAHVAAPPVAAVGGMMAPQQGLPPQQPGMRHPMHGQYGAPPQGMPTFMPGGMPPYGQVPPYQGGPPMGMRPPVMSPAGRY
- the znf207b gene encoding BUB3-interacting and GLEBS motif-containing protein ZNF207b isoform X4 is translated as MGRKKKKQMKPWCWYCNRDFDDEKILIQHQKAKHFKCHICHKKLYTGPGLAIHCMQVHKESIDSVPNAIPGRIDIELEIYGMEGIPEKDMQERRRTLEQKSQDGGKKRNPDDSDEDDDDDEAGPSVQQVTGVPPQVGYAAPMAQPGIPPVVGAPGMPPGGYQGMPPMMPGVPPMMHGLHHGIHGMPPGMMPMGGMMPPMMPGMPGMPPGMPPHMAPRPGMPHMAPVPTAGAIPTRPTAQQSASGAAASNSHSTAGSSDLPKATFPAYTQPSVSSSSTSSSNPSSSTVAKPPATVSTKPATLTTSSATSKLIHPDEDISLEELRAQLPRYQRLLARTGQAHVAAPPVAAVGGMMAPQQGLPPQQPGMRHPMHGQYGAPPQGMPTFMPGGMPPYGQVPPYQGGPPMGMRPPVMSPAGRY